The proteins below come from a single Miscanthus floridulus cultivar M001 chromosome 1, ASM1932011v1, whole genome shotgun sequence genomic window:
- the LOC136478107 gene encoding mitochondrial import inner membrane translocase subunit TIM14-3-like, whose product MLRELELDAGRPAAQPVEFDMATPLIAGLSVAAAALGGRSMIRAWQVFRTQAAMPRVRRFYPGGFQGEMNRREAALILGVRERATVDKIKEAHKRVMVANHPDAGGSHYVASKINGAKDILMGKGKSRSSIF is encoded by the exons ATGCTTCGCGAGTTGGAACTGGACGCCGGCCGACCCGCTGCTCAACCCGTCGAGTTCGACATG GCTACTCCCCTGATTGCTGGTTTGTCAGTGGCTGCTGCTGCATTGGGTGGAAGATCCATGATTAGAGCATGGCAAGTCTTCCGGACCCAGGCAGCAATGCCACGAGTGCGCCGGTTCTACCCTGGTGGATTTCAGGGGGAGATGAATCGAAGGGAGGCTGCATTAATCCTTGGCGTAAG AGAACGTGCTACAGTGGATAAGATCAAGGAGGCTCACAAGAGGGTCATGGTAGCTAACCACCCTGATGCTGGTGGCAGCCATTACGTCGCTTCAAAGATCAACGGGGCAAAGGACATTCTAATGGGAAAAGGGAAGTCCAGGTCTTCGATCTTTTAG